Proteins found in one Abyssibius alkaniclasticus genomic segment:
- a CDS encoding dodecin family protein, with product MSVARITEISASSTKSFEDAVHQGIARASQTLKNVEGAWVESQKVIVSNGQITEYRVMMKVTFVLEG from the coding sequence ATGTCAGTTGCCCGTATTACCGAAATCTCAGCCTCATCCACCAAAAGCTTTGAAGACGCCGTGCATCAAGGCATTGCCCGCGCGTCGCAGACGTTGAAAAACGTCGAGGGCGCTTGGGTGGAAAGCCAGAAGGTTATCGTTTCCAACGGCCAGATCACCGAATACCGCGTGATGATGAAAGTCACGTTCGTATTGGAAGGTTAG